In the ANME-2 cluster archaeon genome, ACTACAGAACAATAAGGAAACTCATGGATAGTATATCCTTGCCATTGCAGGATTTGGGATAAAATTTGTTTGCAGCAAGTATAAATATTTAAATATCAAACATATTTAGTACTTATGAAACTCTGTCCCAGTGGCATTGCATACCTGGATAAAATATTAGGTGGTGGCCTGCCAAAACCATCATTGATCCTTATCGCAGGCAGCGTAGGTGTCGGGAAAACCACCCTGGCATTACAATCATTATCAGCGGCGGCTTCGAACGGTGAAAAAGCACTCTATATCCCCCTCACGTCCCAGTCACCGGAAAAACTGATGGACTATTTGCACAATCACACCTTTTATAATGATAATATCATTGTCCGTCCTGTCGACCGCTCCACTGCCGAGAAGGACCCACTGACCATACTTCTGGACATAGGTACCATAATGGCTTCTACCAATCCTGACCGGGTAGTGATAAACCCGCTGACTACACTGGGTTTCGGCTTCCCTGTCAGTGAGATACGCCGCTTTTTTTATTCCTTTGATGCAATGCTACAGGACTGGTCTGCCCAAACACTTGTAACAGGCGAATTGAGCAGGCCGGAAGTCCACAATTCGATCCTGTCCCATATTACAGACGGCGTGATATACCTAGACCAAAGAACGATCGGGAACAAGACTAACAGGAAGATGGATATAATCAAAATGCGGGGTGGGGGTGAAACATCTGATATTAACCGATCTTATGAGTTCAAGATCGAAACAGAAGGTATCCGTATCTTCCCAAAACTTGAACCTGTAATAAGCGACCGGCAATTAGGCAATCACCAACTGTCAACCGGAGTTAGGGGACTTGACAGCATGATGCATGGAGGGATACCTGCCCAATCCACAGTACTGGTCATAGGGGGACCAGGGACTGGTAAGACACTTCTTGGCCTGCAGTTCATAATGACAGGACTAAAACAGGGTGAACCTGGAATGATCATACTGTTCGAGGAACGCGAGAACCAGTTGATATATGAAGCATCCAGGATGGGATGGGACCTTAAGGGGTTCATGGATAGTGGCCTGCTTAGGATAATCTATGCATATCCCAGGGATATTTCACCGGACGAACACAACCTGGAGATTAAATCGCAAGTGGAGGACATTAGTGTAAAACGATTGCTATATGATGGGGTCTATAACCTTGAATCAGTCATACCAGATCCGGTAGAATTGAGGGAACATATCAGGTTGCTCAGTGATTTTTTAAAATACAAAGGCATCACCGTTATGCTGACCAACGAGGTATCAAAGAAAATTGCACCTGGCAACATACCTAGTATGAGTATATCATCCATAGCCGATGCCATTATCATGCTTAATTTTACAGACGGGCAGAACAGGTTTGACCGTACCATGTCAGTTCTTAAGCTAAGGGGTAGCCACCATGACCTGTCTGTAAGGAACTACATTATCCGGGATCATGGTATCGAGATAGTCCGGAAAGGATTTGATGGAATTTAATGTTATTCGACAACGAACTTGGTACCGTAATAGATCATACCCTTTTCACTTTCCTCGCCCAGTTTCCTGAACACTGAACGTACCCTGGTACCGATCTCTAATTCTCCTGGTTCGCATATTACCTGGCCGGTCAGGCTGGGACCTTCGTTTAACTTAATGATTGCCAGATTATATGGTACCTGGTTGGCATAGCCCTTAGCTGCCGTATGGATCACAGTATAAGTGATAACCTCGCCTTTGCCTTCGAACTGGTAACTCTCGATCTTCCCATCCCTGCGGCAGGTGGGACACATCTGCCTGGGCGGGAAATAATATTCTCCACAATTCGTGCAGTGGGTGCCTATGAGATTATACCTGTGCGGGATCTTTCTCCAGAACCTTGAAACTGTCATTTCATATCACCTGTCCCTCGAAAAAATATGTACTACAGCAGTACCGCCCGAACCGCCTACGTTATGTGTCATACCGATTCCGGCACCATCGACCTGGCTTTTACCTGCTGTTCCCCTCAACTGCTCTGTGATCACCACTGCCTGTTTGATACCGGTTGCTCCCACCGGATGCCCGCAGGCCTTAAGACCTCCGGATGGATTTACAGGTATGCTGCTGTCAATAGCAGTCTCACCATCTTCCGATGCCCTGCCACCATCACCTTTTTTGAAAAATCCAAGGTCTTCTATGGCGCATATCTCGGCAATAGTAAAGCAGTCGTGTACTTCAACCAGATCTATATCGTCAGGAGTAAGTCCGGCCATTTTATATGCCCGCTGACCTGCCACCATTGAAGCGTCGAGTGTGGTTATATCCGCCCTGTCGTGGAGGGAGATAGGACTGCTGGCCTGGGTCGTAGCCTTCACGTATACTGGAGTGTCAGTATATTTCTTTGCAACATCTGCCGGGGCCAGCACCACAGCAGCCGCACCGTCAGATATTGGAGAACAATCGAACATGTGCAGGGGATCGGCCACCATGTTGGACTGCAGTACTGTATCAAGGGTGATCTCGTTTCTGAACTGGGCGATCGGGTTCATGGTACCGTTATGATGGTTCTTCACAGAAACAGCGGCCATCTGCTCTGATGTAGTACCGTATTTATGCATATGAAGCCTGGCTATCATGGCATACAGACCAGGGAACGTGGCACCCATGATGCCTTCCCATTCCCTGTCGGCCGCAGCTGCCAGTGCATCGGTGGCTGTGTCCAGGTCCACATCTGTCATTTTCTCGCCACCTGCGGCCACTATAATATCAGCATATCCGGAAGCCACTGCCAGAATGCCCTGGCGCAGTGCAAGGCCGCCGGAAGCACATGCTGCTTCCACTCTTGTGGCGGGCACATGCAGTTTACTGGCCAACCCGGAATAATCGGCTATCAGGCTGCCCACATGTTCCTGCTCCACAAACCTGCCGCTGCTCATATTACCCATATACAGACCGTCGATCTCTTCCCCCTGGATACCTGCATCTACGATAGCGGACACTCCGGCCTCAACGAAAATATCCCTCAGGGAACGGTCCCATAACTCTCCGAACTTTGTACAGCCAGTACCTATAATTGCAACATCCCTCATCTTGCATCACACCCTTATCTTACCCTTATGCTTGGCATAGTTTGCATAATCCAGGTATATCGGATCGGCAAGCAATTCATGCACCTTTGGAGCACCATTGCGTATATCCTCTATCTTATCAGTGACCGTGATGCTGAAAGCATCACTGCCTGCACCTGAACCAAATGCTGTCATAAATATCCTGTCCCCTTCCTTTGCCTGGTCCAGGATGGCGGCCAGCCCGATCATACATGAACCGGAATATGTGTTACCTAACATGGGAACCACCAGTCCTGGCTTTATTTGCTCATTGGTAAATCCAAGCATCCCGGCAGCCCTTTCAGGGAACTTACCATTGGGCTGGTGGAATACTGCATAATCATAATCCAAAGGTTTTGAACCGATCTTTTCCATCAGTCCTTTTGCCGCCGATGTCACGTGCTTGAAATAACCCGGATCACCGGTAAACCTGCCCCCATGTTCAGGATAAAGCATTCCCTCACGCCTCCAGAAATCAGGGGTATCGGTTGTAAATGAGTATGTATCTTCGATAATTGCTGCCAGGTCAGATGAGCCTATCACATAGGCAGCACCTCCGGCAGCAGCCGTATATTCCAGTGCATCACCCGGCGCACCCTGGGACACGTCCGAACCTATGGCAAGGCCAATATCTATCATGCCTGAAACTACCAGGCCCATGCAGGTCTGGATAGCGGCTGTACCTGCCTTGCAGGCAAATTCATAATCGGCTGCTGTAAGGACGGGTTCAGCCCCGATAGCCGCTGCCACTATGGTACTTGTGGGTTTAACGGCATATGGGTGGCTTTCGGACCCTGTATAAATAGCACCAACCCTGGAAGTGTCAATATTGCCTCTTCTTACAGCACTGCGTGCTGCTTCAACAGCAATGGTAATGGCGTCCTCGTCAAGGTCGGGTACTGATTTTTCATTAACCTTCAGCCCTTTCTTGATAGATGCGGCATCTGCTCCCCAGACCGCAGCGATATCTTCCAGTTTTATGCGGTATCGGGGGATATATACGCCGTATGATACAATGCCTACTTTCATATGGTTCACCTAACTTATGGTAATAATATTATATTTCGAAGAATAATGGCCTATCTGGTAAATCTGTTGTGGTTGCCGTTAACGTGATTGAAGTATCTCGATCATCGATTCCACAGGCATCATTGTTGACAATAAGTGAATGTTCTCAACCTCGGCGATCTTCCTGGCAATGGGGTCAACGTCCTTTCCTTTAAGCCCGTGAAGCACAATGGCACCGGGCTTGAGGCTGGTAACCCTGATGGCAACCAGCGGGGACCTGCCCGTGGATACCCTGGTGAAGATCATGGCCCTCTCTGTGCTCCATCCGTAAAGTCTCTGGAACTCATAGGAAGGCAATTCAAGGATTGCCTTGAGGCTGTCTACCACTGTATAACCGTATAGCTGTTTATCGTATTCTGTTTTCTGCGTGTGTACTATTTCAGCTTCAATGAGGTCTGCAAGTTCGGTCACGGGCATAGGGGAAGTATATTCATGGATGTCGAACACGATTTTTTTATCATAACTTTCAGATATCATGTTCTCATAAGCACGGATCTTCTTACTACCACGCTGTTCGTCGATATCAAGCAGTGCGTTCACGATCTTGCTTACAATGACAGTACCTGGTGATTTCCTACGGCCGCTCTCGTAATCACTGATGACCGAAGGTGAAACATCCAGGAATGTGGATAGGTCTGACTGGGCCACATCAAAATTCAGCCTCCATTTTTTCATAACATCTCCAGGCTTGTTAGAGAGTGTTATCTCGCCAGCCATTTTTTCAGCAAGGCGATTCTTAATATCACTATCGGTATTATCCCCTTGCATGTAGTGTACTAATTTACCTGCACATAATATAAACCTAACGAATACCACATCGTCATTTGACGAAGTGGTCAACAACTATACCTATAAAAGGTCAACAACTATACCTATAAAAGGTCAATAACTATACCTATATAATTGAACTAAATCATAGCAGTAATTGACAAGGAATGGAATAGCCATGAGTGATGCAGAAATTAAAGCCGAGCTTATTGCCGTAGGTACTATTGATATCGACAGGTCATTACTTGGTGACATTACCGTACCAACGGCAGGACCCGGAGCAGGTAAAACAGCATTTTTCTTCAGGTGGAACGCTCACCGGGTCAGGCTGGCAGTAGATGAAGGGTCAAAGTTAAAAGCTGTGGCTGATAACGGCGATATCGTGATATTCGAGGGACCGAAAGCATTGGTCAGGGGGCATATTGAAGCGGAACTGATACACTGCCCGCAACAGGCATATATCACTATCAGTGAGCAGTGTATTTTTGACTGCAAGTACTGTCCCGTCCCAAAACTCTCAGGTAAGATCAAGAGCCCAGGCGAGATCGTTCGCATGGTGGAGGAGGCGTACAGCACGGGTAACTTAAAGGCGATTTCCATCACATCGGGCGTGGCAGGGTCTGCTGAAGAGGAAGTGGAAAGGGCAGTAGAGGCTGTGAAAGCACTCAGGAAATACAATCTACCCATCGGGGTGTCTGTCTACCCCACAGCCGATTCCAACCGGAAATTGAAGGAAGCGGGGGTAGTGGAAGTAAAGTACAATGTGGAGACAATGGACCGCGAAATATTCAAACGTGTATGCCCGGGTATGGACCACGATTTCATTATTGGGAAACTGAAAGAGGCAGTTGGATTGTTTGGCAGGAACTTCGTGTTTTCCAACTTTATTATCGGCCTGGGAGAATCCGACGAAACCGTGGAGGCAGGACTTGAGGAGCTGGCTTTAATGGATGTGGTGCCCATACTCAGGGCAGCAAGCATGCATCCGCTGCGAGTGGGTGAAATCGAGATTGAGCGGCCTACCAGCGAGAGACTCTTAAAACTTACACGGATACTGCGCCGGATACTGGATGAGCACGGGCTGCGGGCCGATGTGTCCCAGACCATGTGCCTGCCCTGTACCGGATGCGACCTGAACCCGCATCTGGACCTGTAAGATGGGGGTGACGTGATAATTGAGGTACGCACCGGGAATGACTGCACATGGTTCATAATACCGAACGGGTGCTACAAGGATGAGTATATTAAACACTCACCAAATGAGGCCTGTGGAGATTATTTAGACCGACTAAGTTCCATAAGATTATTGTAAATTTTCTCCATGGCAGCATCCAGCCATTTCTTGATATTATAACCTTCAACGATCTCCTGTAGATATATTTCAGGCTGCTCTTTCAATTCATGCACTGAATTTATGATGTTGGGCACCGCCCTGGTAATATTGTCAACAACCGGAACTGTTGCACACCGGGCTGTCCTGGACAGGGGGTTCAGGTCAACAGCAATGACCTGCTTACCCATGGCCACCAGGGCTTCGCACCTGTCCCCGTCTTCAAGAGGCACGAACACCACGTCTGCCGAATAGCTACCCTCACTGCATACCCGCCCCCTCTCTGATGACAGGCCGGGAATGAAAGCATCAGGGTCGGCACCCAACACACGCCGGGCACCGTGAGCTTTTAGGTGTTCAATGATCTTAAGCACCCTCTCTTCGGTCCTGTAGAACAGGTTCACTTCCAGGGGTGCATCCAGTAATATTGATAATTCCACAAGCTCTTGCGGGACAAGGGCCGCAGCGTTGCCGTTCACTGATATAACCGGGGTCCGGGCCAGCAGCAGCATGGCAGCCGCAATACGTTCGGCGGCACAGGCAGAAGATATAGTGCACTCACCGATAAGATAATCAAAGGCTTCTCCCCTACCCTGGGCTATCAGCCCTTTAACACTGGTGATACCTGATTCCACACCACTCACTATACGCTCCCTGGTAACAAGAGACTGGTACCTGGGGTGGTTTTCAGGGATTTGGTTCATGTGGCCTTTTAATGGGGTCCAATGGTTTTAATCCCACAGGCGTACCTTGGTTAAGTGATACTTTTATTTTTGAGTGGATTTTAGGTTTGACCCTCAGTTGTTTAATCAGTTGCTTGCGTCCGCTCTCATCTAATTTACAATACAAAGTCCAAAAAATATCCATAATTATA is a window encoding:
- a CDS encoding Zn-ribbon domain-containing OB-fold protein, whose amino-acid sequence is MTVSRFWRKIPHRYNLIGTHCTNCGEYYFPPRQMCPTCRRDGKIESYQFEGKGEVITYTVIHTAAKGYANQVPYNLAIIKLNEGPSLTGQVICEPGELEIGTRVRSVFRKLGEESEKGMIYYGTKFVVE
- a CDS encoding circadian clock protein KaiC yields the protein MKLCPSGIAYLDKILGGGLPKPSLILIAGSVGVGKTTLALQSLSAAASNGEKALYIPLTSQSPEKLMDYLHNHTFYNDNIIVRPVDRSTAEKDPLTILLDIGTIMASTNPDRVVINPLTTLGFGFPVSEIRRFFYSFDAMLQDWSAQTLVTGELSRPEVHNSILSHITDGVIYLDQRTIGNKTNRKMDIIKMRGGGETSDINRSYEFKIETEGIRIFPKLEPVISDRQLGNHQLSTGVRGLDSMMHGGIPAQSTVLVIGGPGTGKTLLGLQFIMTGLKQGEPGMIILFEERENQLIYEASRMGWDLKGFMDSGLLRIIYAYPRDISPDEHNLEIKSQVEDISVKRLLYDGVYNLESVIPDPVELREHIRLLSDFLKYKGITVMLTNEVSKKIAPGNIPSMSISSIADAIIMLNFTDGQNRFDRTMSVLKLRGSHHDLSVRNYIIRDHGIEIVRKGFDGI
- a CDS encoding hydroxymethylglutaryl-CoA synthase; this encodes MKVGIVSYGVYIPRYRIKLEDIAAVWGADAASIKKGLKVNEKSVPDLDEDAITIAVEAARSAVRRGNIDTSRVGAIYTGSESHPYAVKPTSTIVAAAIGAEPVLTAADYEFACKAGTAAIQTCMGLVVSGMIDIGLAIGSDVSQGAPGDALEYTAAAGGAAYVIGSSDLAAIIEDTYSFTTDTPDFWRREGMLYPEHGGRFTGDPGYFKHVTSAAKGLMEKIGSKPLDYDYAVFHQPNGKFPERAAGMLGFTNEQIKPGLVVPMLGNTYSGSCMIGLAAILDQAKEGDRIFMTAFGSGAGSDAFSITVTDKIEDIRNGAPKVHELLADPIYLDYANYAKHKGKIRV
- a CDS encoding helix-turn-helix domain-containing protein — protein: MQGDNTDSDIKNRLAEKMAGEITLSNKPGDVMKKWRLNFDVAQSDLSTFLDVSPSVISDYESGRRKSPGTVIVSKIVNALLDIDEQRGSKKIRAYENMISESYDKKIVFDIHEYTSPMPVTELADLIEAEIVHTQKTEYDKQLYGYTVVDSLKAILELPSYEFQRLYGWSTERAMIFTRVSTGRSPLVAIRVTSLKPGAIVLHGLKGKDVDPIARKIAEVENIHLLSTMMPVESMIEILQSR
- a CDS encoding thiolase domain-containing protein: MRDVAIIGTGCTKFGELWDRSLRDIFVEAGVSAIVDAGIQGEEIDGLYMGNMSSGRFVEQEHVGSLIADYSGLASKLHVPATRVEAACASGGLALRQGILAVASGYADIIVAAGGEKMTDVDLDTATDALAAAADREWEGIMGATFPGLYAMIARLHMHKYGTTSEQMAAVSVKNHHNGTMNPIAQFRNEITLDTVLQSNMVADPLHMFDCSPISDGAAAVVLAPADVAKKYTDTPVYVKATTQASSPISLHDRADITTLDASMVAGQRAYKMAGLTPDDIDLVEVHDCFTIAEICAIEDLGFFKKGDGGRASEDGETAIDSSIPVNPSGGLKACGHPVGATGIKQAVVITEQLRGTAGKSQVDGAGIGMTHNVGGSGGTAVVHIFSRDR
- a CDS encoding phosphopantothenate/pantothenate synthetase, translated to MNQIPENHPRYQSLVTRERIVSGVESGITSVKGLIAQGRGEAFDYLIGECTISSACAAERIAAAMLLLARTPVISVNGNAAALVPQELVELSILLDAPLEVNLFYRTEERVLKIIEHLKAHGARRVLGADPDAFIPGLSSERGRVCSEGSYSADVVFVPLEDGDRCEALVAMGKQVIAVDLNPLSRTARCATVPVVDNITRAVPNIINSVHELKEQPEIYLQEIVEGYNIKKWLDAAMEKIYNNLMELSRSK
- a CDS encoding radical SAM protein — translated: MSDAEIKAELIAVGTIDIDRSLLGDITVPTAGPGAGKTAFFFRWNAHRVRLAVDEGSKLKAVADNGDIVIFEGPKALVRGHIEAELIHCPQQAYITISEQCIFDCKYCPVPKLSGKIKSPGEIVRMVEEAYSTGNLKAISITSGVAGSAEEEVERAVEAVKALRKYNLPIGVSVYPTADSNRKLKEAGVVEVKYNVETMDREIFKRVCPGMDHDFIIGKLKEAVGLFGRNFVFSNFIIGLGESDETVEAGLEELALMDVVPILRAASMHPLRVGEIEIERPTSERLLKLTRILRRILDEHGLRADVSQTMCLPCTGCDLNPHLDL